In Thermococcus sp., the following proteins share a genomic window:
- a CDS encoding DUF61 family protein, with the protein MPKAEDILNREIARVNLHLPANRPTLKQLLEAREPKVRLRDGSYHHFKRSELEYLRSLLDGGEEERLKIPIVLEISTLYRGYFRVRGRTEVKVIEKILGTYDILDEKIEELYPRYLLPKIRKALPTTTTYAFIAE; encoded by the coding sequence ATGCCAAAGGCTGAGGACATACTCAACAGGGAAATAGCACGGGTAAACCTCCACCTTCCAGCAAACAGGCCTACCCTGAAACAGCTGCTGGAGGCAAGGGAGCCGAAGGTCAGGCTGCGCGATGGAAGCTATCACCACTTCAAGCGCTCCGAGCTGGAATACCTCCGTTCCCTCCTCGATGGGGGGGAAGAGGAACGTCTGAAGATACCCATAGTGCTTGAAATAAGCACCCTGTACAGGGGCTACTTCAGGGTAAGGGGCAGGACGGAAGTTAAGGTCATTGAGAAGATCCTCGGCACTTACGATATTCTGGATGAAAAGATAGAGGAGCTCTATCCGAGATACCTCCTCCCGAAAATCAGAAAAGCCCTCCCAACGACAACGACATATGCGTTTATAGCGGAGTGA
- the glnA gene encoding type I glutamate--ammonia ligase, producing the protein MNSLSTSGKVEAIESRRVRFIQLIFVDMNGVPKGMEIPIGRYDEAIEDGIAFDGSSIPGFEGIEDSDLIFKADPSTYAEIPWEGISRVYGYIYKGRKPYPADPRGVLRDALKELEKAGFRAYIGPEPEFYLFKKNGSWELQIPDSGGYFDLVTLDKARGIRREIALHMPSLGLVPEVLHHEVGKAQHEIDFRYDEALRTADNILSFKYIVKAVSEMHGLYATFMPKPIYGFPGNGMHLHISLWKDGENAFIGEEELSETALYFLGGILDHAKALTAVTNPTVNSYKRLVPGYEAPVYISWGYRNRSALIRVPAFWGNGARIEYRCPDPSANPYLAFAAILMAGLDGIKRKIEPEAYVEENVYEMDDSKRESMGIDTLPESLGEALEELKRDKVVRGALGGAYRNFLAYKELEWERYLEYLGAKGLPEDTKEVTEWELERYFHV; encoded by the coding sequence ATGAACAGCTTGAGCACGTCTGGAAAGGTAGAAGCCATCGAATCCAGGAGGGTGAGATTCATCCAGCTTATCTTTGTTGACATGAACGGGGTTCCAAAGGGCATGGAGATCCCCATAGGGAGATACGACGAGGCAATAGAAGACGGCATAGCCTTTGATGGCTCCTCGATTCCGGGATTTGAAGGAATAGAAGATAGCGATTTGATTTTTAAAGCGGATCCATCGACCTATGCGGAGATCCCGTGGGAAGGTATCTCAAGGGTCTACGGATACATATACAAGGGCAGAAAACCCTACCCAGCCGACCCCCGTGGTGTCTTAAGGGATGCCCTTAAAGAGCTCGAAAAGGCAGGATTCAGGGCGTATATAGGGCCAGAACCGGAGTTCTACCTCTTCAAGAAGAACGGTTCCTGGGAGCTTCAAATACCCGACAGTGGCGGTTATTTTGACCTCGTGACCCTCGACAAGGCCAGGGGAATACGCAGGGAGATAGCCCTCCACATGCCCTCCCTTGGACTCGTCCCAGAGGTTCTCCACCACGAGGTCGGAAAGGCACAGCACGAGATAGACTTCCGTTATGATGAGGCCCTCAGAACCGCCGACAACATACTCAGCTTCAAATACATTGTGAAGGCTGTTTCCGAGATGCACGGACTTTACGCCACGTTCATGCCAAAGCCCATCTACGGCTTTCCAGGAAACGGGATGCACCTCCACATAAGCCTCTGGAAGGACGGGGAGAACGCGTTCATTGGCGAGGAAGAACTCAGCGAGACGGCGCTTTACTTCCTTGGAGGCATACTCGACCATGCAAAGGCGCTGACGGCCGTAACCAACCCCACTGTGAACAGCTACAAGCGCTTGGTTCCGGGATACGAGGCCCCGGTATACATCAGCTGGGGCTACAGAAACAGGAGTGCGCTGATAAGGGTCCCGGCCTTCTGGGGCAACGGCGCCAGGATAGAGTACCGCTGTCCCGACCCAAGCGCCAACCCGTATCTGGCATTTGCGGCGATACTTATGGCCGGGCTTGACGGGATAAAGAGAAAAATCGAACCCGAAGCATACGTGGAGGAAAACGTCTATGAAATGGATGACTCCAAGAGAGAAAGCATGGGTATAGACACACTGCCGGAAAGCCTTGGCGAGGCCCTCGAAGAGCTGAAGAGGGATAAGGTTGTCAGGGGAGCCTTAGGAGGTGCGTACAGGAACTTCCTGGCATACAAGGAGCTTGAGTGGGAGAGGTATCTCGAGTACCTGGGTGCTAAGGGTCTCCCCGAGGATACGAAAGAGGTAACTGAATGGGAGCTGGAAAGGTACTTCCATGTCTAA
- a CDS encoding EamA family transporter produces the protein MKRGYIFVFLAASMWGTLGIFAKYLDGFGLTPFTMVFYRVFFAIALLAVYLRLRGMGFSIERSRLKFYALYGFFSIFLFYTLYFYTVTISSVSFAVLLLYTAPVYSIILGKLVFNEPLVREKIAALGMVMLGVLLVNWGDVQFSTKALIFGLLTGLTYALYGVLAKFAVRDDEPEKALFYTLFFGMLYLLPFSDFSVPSGAVPYLFALAFFPTFLGYILYNHALREIEVSRASIVATIEPVVAITLAFLLFGETLTVEQLVGAALIIGGSTLVHLKEKEKPGEAIVEEVLEEVH, from the coding sequence ATGAAACGCGGCTATATCTTCGTTTTTTTAGCCGCCTCCATGTGGGGCACTCTCGGCATATTTGCCAAATACCTCGACGGCTTTGGATTGACACCCTTTACGATGGTGTTCTACAGAGTTTTTTTCGCCATAGCCCTTCTGGCCGTCTATCTCAGGCTGAGGGGCATGGGTTTTTCCATTGAGCGCTCCCGCCTTAAGTTCTACGCGCTCTACGGCTTCTTCAGCATCTTCCTCTTTTACACCCTCTACTTCTATACGGTAACGATATCGTCGGTCTCGTTTGCCGTTCTGCTTCTCTACACGGCCCCGGTGTATTCAATAATCCTGGGGAAACTGGTCTTCAATGAGCCGTTGGTGAGGGAGAAGATCGCCGCCCTTGGGATGGTGATGCTTGGCGTTCTCCTCGTGAACTGGGGGGATGTCCAGTTTTCCACAAAAGCCCTGATCTTCGGGCTTCTGACTGGTCTGACCTACGCCCTTTACGGTGTTCTGGCGAAGTTCGCCGTTAGGGACGACGAACCAGAGAAAGCGCTCTTTTACACTCTGTTCTTTGGCATGCTTTATCTTCTGCCCTTCTCGGACTTCTCGGTGCCCTCTGGTGCGGTTCCGTACCTCTTTGCCCTGGCCTTCTTCCCGACCTTCCTAGGGTACATACTCTACAATCACGCCCTGAGGGAGATCGAAGTGAGCAGGGCCAGCATAGTTGCCACGATTGAACCTGTCGTGGCGATAACACTGGCGTTCCTTTTATTTGGTGAGACCCTCACCGTTGAACAGCTGGTCGGGGCGGCGCTCATAATTGGGGGCTCGACTCTGGTACACCTAAAGGAGAAAGAAAAGCCCGGGGAGGCCATTGTTGAAGAGGTGCTTGAAGAGGTCCATTAG
- a CDS encoding NAD+ synthase: protein MRELDYGAAIDRITGFIREKVGEAGVGGVVVGVSGGIDSATVAYLAVRALGEDKVLGLIMPYYENGDLEDAKLVCESLGIEYRVVSIKSIVDEFERAVGELDVKSRGNVMARTRMVLLYAHANAMNRLVLGTSNRSEVLTGYFTKWGDGASDYAPLINLYKTEVWEIAKLLGVPERIIKKKPTAGLWEGQTDENELGISYRLLDEILWRMVDLGKEKAEIAEELKIPLERVEYVEKLVKGSEHKRRLPVGPIF from the coding sequence ATGAGGGAGCTTGATTACGGTGCCGCCATCGATAGGATAACCGGATTCATCCGTGAGAAGGTCGGGGAAGCTGGTGTAGGCGGTGTTGTCGTTGGGGTAAGCGGGGGCATAGACAGCGCTACGGTTGCATACCTCGCAGTGAGGGCGCTTGGGGAGGATAAGGTCCTCGGCCTGATAATGCCGTACTATGAAAACGGCGACCTCGAAGATGCCAAGCTCGTCTGCGAGAGCCTGGGGATCGAGTACAGGGTGGTCAGCATAAAGTCCATTGTGGATGAGTTCGAGAGGGCAGTCGGTGAGCTTGACGTTAAGAGCAGGGGCAACGTGATGGCAAGAACCCGGATGGTTCTGCTGTACGCTCACGCCAACGCTATGAATCGCCTCGTCCTTGGAACCAGCAACAGGAGCGAGGTCCTTACTGGGTACTTCACCAAGTGGGGGGACGGTGCCAGCGACTACGCCCCGCTCATAAACCTCTACAAGACCGAGGTCTGGGAGATAGCAAAGCTCCTCGGAGTCCCGGAGAGGATAATCAAAAAGAAGCCTACAGCCGGGCTGTGGGAAGGCCAGACCGACGAGAACGAGCTCGGAATAAGCTACCGCCTCCTCGATGAGATACTCTGGCGCATGGTTGATCTGGGGAAGGAAAAGGCTGAAATTGCGGAGGAGCTTAAAATACCCCTGGAGAGGGTCGAATACGTTGAGAAGCTGGTAAAGGGCAGCGAACACAAGAGACGCCTTCCAGTTGGCCCTATTTTTTGA
- a CDS encoding ABC transporter ATP-binding protein produces the protein MAEPILKVENLKKYFPIKRGFIDTIKGAPQKKVHAVDGISFEIYKQQVFALVGESGCGKSTTGKLIVKLLEPTDGRIYLEGKDVTNVKTKEEILDYRRHVQMIFQDPFSSMNPRFRIFDILEEPLLIHGIGETKAEREELIYKALEMVKITPPEDYVGRFPHMLSGGQRQRVAIARALILNPTFIVADEPVSMLDVSIRAEILELMKELKEKMGVTYLYITHDMSTARYFADWMAVMYLGRIVEMGPVEKVIDNPLHPYTRALLAAVPEPKPERRNVIKELPIRGEVPNAVDIPPGCRFHPRCIYAQKGLCDTKHPQLVEYEHNHWAECHLVGKY, from the coding sequence ATGGCGGAGCCAATACTCAAGGTTGAAAACCTCAAGAAGTACTTCCCGATCAAGAGGGGCTTCATTGACACGATCAAGGGTGCCCCCCAGAAGAAGGTTCATGCGGTGGACGGCATTAGCTTTGAGATATACAAGCAGCAGGTCTTTGCCCTCGTCGGTGAGAGCGGCTGTGGTAAGTCCACCACCGGAAAGCTGATCGTCAAGCTCCTTGAGCCTACGGACGGCAGGATATACCTAGAGGGTAAGGACGTCACCAACGTCAAGACCAAGGAGGAGATACTTGACTACAGAAGACACGTGCAGATGATCTTCCAGGATCCGTTCAGTTCGATGAACCCGAGGTTCAGGATATTCGACATCCTGGAGGAGCCGCTCCTCATACACGGCATCGGTGAAACCAAGGCCGAGCGTGAGGAGCTCATCTACAAGGCGCTTGAGATGGTCAAGATAACACCGCCCGAGGACTACGTCGGCAGGTTCCCACACATGCTGTCTGGCGGTCAGAGGCAGCGTGTGGCAATAGCCCGTGCACTGATACTCAATCCGACCTTCATTGTCGCCGACGAGCCGGTTTCGATGCTCGACGTTTCAATCCGTGCGGAGATTCTCGAGCTGATGAAGGAGCTCAAGGAGAAGATGGGCGTCACCTACCTCTACATCACCCACGACATGTCCACAGCGAGGTACTTCGCCGACTGGATGGCGGTCATGTACCTCGGAAGGATAGTCGAGATGGGGCCGGTCGAGAAGGTCATCGACAACCCGCTCCACCCGTACACCAGGGCTCTCTTAGCGGCCGTTCCGGAGCCCAAGCCGGAGCGCAGGAACGTAATCAAGGAGCTGCCCATCAGGGGTGAGGTGCCCAACGCCGTCGACATACCACCCGGATGCCGCTTCCACCCGAGGTGTATCTACGCCCAGAAGGGACTCTGCGACACTAAGCACCCGCAGCTCGTCGAGTACGAGCACAACCACTGGGCCGAGTGCCACCTCGTTGGCAAGTACTGA
- a CDS encoding ABC transporter ATP-binding protein: MARNVLEVKDLKMYYFTSKGVVKAVDNITFNLRKGEVLGLAGESGCGKSSLGFTLMGMPTPPGKIVSGSVKIDGREIVGLPEDVLRKEIRWQKISMIFQGAMNALNPVYTVGTQMTEPLILHKGMSKDEALDRAQKYLELVGLDPEIVYRYPHELSGGMKQRVIIATALLLEPDVVIADEPTTALDVVVQAQIINLMKKLKKELGLSMIFITHDLSILAEISDRVAIMYAGKIVEIGDSEKVYYEPAHPYTQKLLAAIPRLHEDVEKLEFIPGQPPNLITPPKGCRFHPRCPYAMQVCKEQEPELKEVDKDHYAACWLL; encoded by the coding sequence ATGGCTAGGAACGTACTCGAAGTTAAAGACCTCAAGATGTATTACTTCACCAGCAAGGGTGTCGTCAAGGCCGTCGACAACATCACCTTTAACCTCAGGAAGGGTGAAGTGCTGGGACTTGCCGGTGAGAGTGGATGCGGCAAGTCCTCCCTTGGTTTTACCCTTATGGGAATGCCGACTCCCCCGGGCAAGATAGTCAGCGGCAGTGTGAAGATTGACGGAAGAGAGATAGTCGGCCTTCCGGAGGACGTCCTTAGAAAGGAGATTCGCTGGCAGAAGATATCCATGATATTCCAGGGAGCAATGAACGCCCTGAACCCCGTCTACACCGTCGGTACCCAGATGACCGAACCGCTGATACTCCACAAGGGCATGAGCAAGGATGAGGCCCTCGACAGAGCCCAGAAGTACCTTGAGCTCGTCGGTCTCGACCCCGAGATAGTCTACCGTTACCCACACGAGCTTTCAGGTGGTATGAAGCAGCGTGTCATCATAGCAACGGCTCTCCTCCTTGAGCCCGACGTCGTTATCGCCGACGAGCCAACAACGGCTCTCGACGTCGTTGTTCAGGCTCAGATCATCAACCTCATGAAGAAGCTGAAGAAAGAGCTCGGCCTCTCAATGATATTCATCACCCACGACCTCAGCATCCTCGCCGAGATCAGCGACAGGGTCGCCATAATGTACGCGGGTAAGATCGTTGAGATAGGAGACAGCGAGAAGGTCTACTACGAGCCGGCCCACCCGTACACCCAGAAGCTCCTTGCGGCAATACCGAGGCTGCATGAGGACGTCGAGAAGCTGGAGTTCATCCCGGGACAGCCCCCGAACCTCATTACACCGCCGAAGGGATGCCGCTTCCACCCGAGGTGCCCGTACGCAATGCAGGTTTGTAAGGAGCAGGAACCCGAGCTGAAGGAAGTTGATAAGGACCACTATGCCGCATGCTGGCTGCTGTGA
- a CDS encoding ABC transporter permease — MRWVDVKEGFKEFLEEFKREKTGIAGVILLVILVLVALTAPYTTMPDLPQKWRSSAYWEDNPKNVPPTWYNMFTSQKLVPQEVYYLNDLKITHPNDTTTIVEADYTFPDGYYLGPQGIIIRGLNVTLNSPSQTPIINVYLLRPDGKTVPLLTNKPLSSSTTISVGRDSTISSNIYIWLVNVTEGRKITMFEVPLQTILISDMVAPLFARVEPGMNVTQIIQSPQPLYGDYKLILKIDNPAPNDNQITYDNIKVVFLGRSYGTMGTDYLGRDLWAGIIWGSRVSLTIGILVSVLSTVIGLIYGVTSAYLGGNADEFMMRINEIFASIPSLPILILIGATMGHITLMFIVLLLVIFGWMGIARISRSMALQIKEQTYIEAARALGAGNGRIIFKHILPQLLPYAFAVIALSVPGAVIAEASLSFLGIGDPTAVTWGQILNAAQAQSATTKGYWWWVLPPGLGIAVVGLTFVLIGTALDKILNPRLRRL, encoded by the coding sequence ATGAGATGGGTCGACGTCAAAGAAGGATTTAAGGAATTCCTCGAAGAATTCAAGAGGGAGAAGACCGGCATAGCCGGTGTCATTCTCCTCGTCATCCTTGTACTGGTCGCACTTACCGCACCATACACCACCATGCCAGACCTTCCGCAGAAGTGGAGGAGCTCCGCATACTGGGAGGACAACCCCAAGAACGTTCCTCCGACCTGGTACAACATGTTCACCTCCCAGAAACTTGTTCCCCAGGAGGTTTACTACCTCAACGACCTCAAGATCACCCACCCGAACGATACCACAACCATAGTTGAAGCGGACTACACCTTCCCGGACGGCTATTATCTCGGACCCCAGGGCATCATAATAAGGGGCCTGAATGTGACGCTTAATTCGCCGTCCCAGACCCCGATCATAAACGTTTACCTCCTCAGGCCAGACGGAAAGACCGTGCCGCTCCTCACCAACAAGCCCCTCAGTTCGAGCACCACCATCTCAGTTGGAAGGGACAGCACGATCTCATCCAACATCTACATATGGCTCGTCAACGTCACAGAGGGCAGGAAGATAACGATGTTCGAGGTGCCGCTTCAGACGATACTCATCAGCGACATGGTTGCCCCGCTGTTTGCAAGGGTTGAGCCGGGAATGAACGTAACCCAGATTATCCAGAGCCCACAGCCCCTTTACGGTGACTACAAGCTCATCCTCAAGATTGACAACCCTGCCCCCAATGACAACCAGATCACCTACGACAACATTAAGGTAGTGTTCCTCGGAAGGAGCTACGGAACCATGGGTACTGACTACCTGGGCAGGGACCTCTGGGCCGGTATCATCTGGGGTAGCAGAGTTTCATTGACCATTGGTATACTAGTCTCTGTCCTCAGCACGGTGATAGGCCTCATTTACGGAGTTACCAGTGCGTACCTCGGTGGAAACGCCGACGAGTTCATGATGCGTATCAACGAGATATTTGCCTCAATCCCGAGCCTGCCGATACTTATCCTCATTGGAGCCACGATGGGACACATAACCCTAATGTTCATAGTGTTGCTGTTGGTCATCTTCGGATGGATGGGAATAGCGAGGATTTCGAGGAGTATGGCTCTCCAGATCAAGGAGCAGACGTACATCGAGGCTGCCAGGGCCCTCGGTGCCGGTAACGGCAGGATAATCTTCAAGCACATCCTGCCCCAGCTGCTTCCGTATGCCTTCGCGGTTATAGCCCTCAGCGTTCCGGGTGCGGTTATCGCGGAGGCTTCGCTGAGCTTCCTTGGTATCGGTGATCCGACCGCCGTTACGTGGGGTCAGATACTCAATGCGGCTCAGGCACAGTCAGCAACGACCAAGGGCTACTGGTGGTGGGTTCTCCCGCCTGGGCTTGGAATTGCTGTCGTCGGCCTTACCTTCGTCCTCATAGGTACGGCCCTCGATAAGATACTCAACCCGAGGCTCAGGAGGCTGTGA
- a CDS encoding ABC transporter permease has protein sequence MGYLKYLVFRILNAILVLLIVTFIISALFVKVAEQSNRSKMYEELMLWERTEGAKIKQSQGLEAFEQAKAAKQASLEEKYELNIPYWQKVYNKALRTLRLDFGTTSMPIFGTNNVADIIKVAVPRSILLFTTATIIVIILGIFLGVRAARHAGSLFDRGLSIFALLTYSLPMWWTGMMFLLIFAFKLGWFPLSSMFDPQLTGWAHVKDVLWKLALPVFTYVFVVFGGWAWTTRNIMIGTLQEDFIMAAKAKGIPEHKIIYGHALRAAAPPIVTMIIFALLGSLGGAIISELVFNYPGMGRLYWVALQQNETNLLIGLTYFFTVLYLSGVVLADMIYGFLDPRVKVGASAKM, from the coding sequence ATGGGGTATCTAAAGTACCTGGTGTTTAGGATTCTAAACGCCATTCTCGTCCTGTTGATAGTGACCTTTATTATCTCGGCGCTGTTCGTTAAGGTTGCCGAGCAGAGCAACAGATCCAAGATGTACGAGGAATTGATGCTATGGGAAAGAACTGAGGGTGCTAAAATCAAGCAGAGTCAGGGTTTAGAGGCCTTTGAACAGGCCAAGGCCGCAAAGCAGGCATCTCTTGAAGAGAAATATGAACTGAACATTCCCTACTGGCAGAAAGTTTACAATAAGGCTTTGCGTACATTGCGGCTGGACTTCGGAACGACGAGCATGCCTATTTTCGGTACAAACAACGTCGCCGATATCATCAAGGTCGCCGTTCCCAGGAGCATCCTGCTCTTCACGACGGCTACGATAATAGTCATTATATTAGGTATCTTCCTTGGAGTTAGGGCCGCGAGGCACGCGGGCAGTCTCTTCGACAGGGGTCTCTCCATCTTCGCACTGCTCACCTACAGTCTGCCGATGTGGTGGACTGGAATGATGTTCCTCCTGATATTCGCATTCAAGCTCGGCTGGTTCCCGCTCAGCTCAATGTTTGACCCGCAACTCACGGGCTGGGCGCATGTTAAGGACGTTCTCTGGAAGCTCGCCCTCCCGGTGTTCACCTACGTCTTCGTCGTCTTCGGTGGCTGGGCGTGGACGACCAGAAACATCATGATAGGAACCCTCCAGGAGGACTTCATAATGGCCGCCAAGGCTAAGGGTATCCCCGAGCACAAGATCATCTACGGTCACGCCCTCCGTGCCGCTGCCCCGCCGATAGTTACCATGATCATCTTCGCCCTCCTTGGATCACTCGGTGGTGCAATCATCAGTGAGCTCGTCTTCAACTATCCGGGAATGGGCAGGCTCTACTGGGTTGCCCTCCAGCAGAACGAGACCAACCTCCTCATAGGGCTGACGTACTTCTTCACAGTGCTCTACCTGAGCGGAGTCGTCCTTGCCGACATGATCTACGGATTCCTCGACCCGCGTGTCAAGGTCGGTGCTTCCGCCAAGATGTGA
- a CDS encoding ABC transporter substrate-binding protein — protein MLFSIFAVHAVSAADYTPKDIPLNSDEAKARFKADLQWYLKYGHFVISNGPYMLVMYSPENLYLKLEKFTGPRTIYTDTLPKDGYADVIEYQGVQNPENVILQIAKGEYDLGMFSFPAGKYQGLGEDVLANLNLYKSASSYNELTFNTYHDPDKDAPIVTVGDQVYFNPFAIREVRFAMNWLISRDYIVQNIYQGSGAPMLGCIRPSHPADKYFEPVYKALGLSGAGNEELALKIIASAMDKAAQEVAKYGHTLEKKDGMWYFDGQPVTVKFIIRIEDERKDIGLYVADLLEKKVGFKVDRLLWDRQKAGQVVFAKPPSNYEWNIYTGGWGTSGIPSVWIDDYTAWFYAAWYGYVPGAVEPKHVNTVTVEEALKYIGNGDVNAGLQKIGAEYYTSADSLGPMLKWTEEELTYLLTYFEITKEKAQNTPHLNPDLVPEQPIKITTKEQYWDLQKISMLIGILESERVFLIETWEFYPANKQRVIKITPEASTGIGQRWSIMTAETPDKHLKIAQFASTGAMFMSAFNPVGGLSDVYSVRVWNLIRDYGATTNFDGIVTPYRCKWNLERGEFTVPDDAVIYNQTQGWIPENAGKTAKVKVTVTCDFGEWHNGVKGNIDDLKYYVAFLYTWAYKDGADDPYYDESLGGTAGTLASILGWQWTNDGYVVYGTYEHPLADDMTAGFYVFYPQLPWELYWAMGELVARSKDYGIDKTYSFSSGAEGVLWLDLLTKEHVDDLAKVMLKISGLTWDDITKTTTTQPPTTSSPSPTETTSSPSPTETTTTTTPAGGTNTTTYVVVGLVIIIIAAAAWYFTKKK, from the coding sequence ATGTTGTTTAGTATTTTTGCCGTCCATGCAGTCAGCGCGGCTGACTACACCCCCAAGGACATACCCCTGAACAGCGACGAGGCCAAGGCCCGCTTCAAGGCCGACCTCCAGTGGTACCTCAAGTACGGCCACTTCGTTATCAGCAATGGTCCGTACATGCTCGTCATGTACTCCCCGGAGAACCTCTATCTCAAGCTTGAGAAGTTCACCGGCCCGAGGACCATCTACACCGACACCCTTCCGAAGGACGGCTATGCCGATGTTATTGAGTACCAGGGTGTCCAGAACCCTGAGAACGTTATCCTCCAGATCGCCAAGGGTGAGTACGACCTTGGTATGTTCTCCTTCCCGGCTGGAAAGTACCAGGGTCTTGGTGAGGACGTTCTTGCCAACCTCAACCTGTACAAGAGTGCCAGCTCGTACAATGAGCTGACCTTCAACACCTACCACGACCCTGACAAGGACGCTCCGATCGTCACCGTCGGTGACCAGGTTTACTTCAACCCCTTCGCCATCAGGGAAGTTAGGTTTGCCATGAACTGGCTCATCAGCAGGGACTACATCGTCCAGAACATCTACCAGGGTAGCGGTGCCCCGATGCTTGGCTGTATCAGGCCGAGCCACCCGGCCGACAAGTACTTCGAGCCGGTCTACAAGGCCCTCGGCCTCAGCGGTGCTGGCAACGAGGAGCTCGCCCTTAAGATCATAGCCAGCGCCATGGACAAGGCTGCCCAGGAGGTTGCCAAGTACGGCCACACCCTTGAGAAGAAGGACGGAATGTGGTACTTCGATGGCCAGCCGGTTACCGTCAAGTTCATCATCCGTATCGAGGACGAGAGGAAGGACATCGGTCTCTATGTCGCCGACCTCCTTGAGAAGAAGGTTGGCTTCAAGGTTGACAGGCTCCTTTGGGACAGGCAGAAGGCCGGTCAGGTCGTCTTCGCCAAGCCGCCGAGCAACTACGAGTGGAACATCTACACCGGTGGATGGGGTACCAGCGGTATTCCGAGCGTCTGGATTGACGACTACACCGCCTGGTTCTACGCCGCCTGGTATGGATACGTTCCGGGTGCCGTTGAGCCCAAGCACGTTAACACCGTCACCGTTGAGGAGGCCCTCAAGTACATCGGCAACGGAGACGTCAACGCTGGACTCCAGAAGATAGGTGCCGAGTACTACACGAGCGCCGACAGCCTTGGCCCGATGCTCAAGTGGACCGAGGAGGAGCTTACCTACCTGCTGACCTACTTCGAGATTACCAAGGAGAAGGCCCAGAACACCCCGCACCTCAACCCCGACCTTGTCCCTGAGCAGCCGATCAAGATTACCACCAAGGAGCAGTACTGGGACCTCCAGAAGATAAGCATGCTCATAGGCATCCTTGAGAGCGAGAGGGTCTTCCTCATCGAGACTTGGGAGTTCTACCCGGCCAACAAGCAGAGGGTTATTAAGATCACCCCGGAGGCCAGCACCGGTATCGGCCAGCGCTGGAGCATCATGACCGCTGAAACCCCGGACAAGCACCTCAAGATCGCCCAGTTCGCCTCAACCGGTGCCATGTTCATGAGCGCCTTCAACCCGGTCGGTGGTCTGAGCGACGTTTACAGCGTCCGTGTCTGGAACCTCATCAGGGACTACGGTGCGACCACCAACTTCGACGGTATCGTCACCCCGTACAGGTGCAAGTGGAACCTTGAGCGCGGTGAGTTCACCGTTCCGGACGATGCGGTCATCTACAACCAGACCCAGGGCTGGATTCCCGAGAACGCTGGCAAGACCGCCAAGGTCAAGGTTACCGTCACCTGTGACTTCGGCGAGTGGCACAACGGCGTTAAGGGCAACATCGACGACCTCAAGTACTACGTCGCGTTCCTCTACACCTGGGCATACAAGGACGGCGCTGACGACCCGTACTACGATGAGAGCCTCGGTGGAACCGCCGGAACCCTCGCCAGCATCCTTGGCTGGCAGTGGACCAACGACGGCTACGTCGTCTACGGTACCTACGAGCACCCGCTTGCCGACGACATGACCGCAGGATTCTACGTGTTCTACCCGCAGCTTCCGTGGGAGCTCTACTGGGCCATGGGCGAGCTCGTAGCCAGGAGCAAGGACTACGGCATCGACAAGACCTACTCCTTCAGCAGCGGTGCTGAGGGTGTCCTCTGGCTCGACCTCCTCACCAAGGAGCACGTCGACGACCTCGCCAAGGTCATGCTCAAGATCTCAGGCCTCACCTGGGACGATATAACCAAGACCACGACCACCCAGCCGCCCACAACCAGCAGCCCGAGCCCGACCGAGACAACCAGCAGCCCGAGCCCGACCGAGACCACGACCACCACGACCCCGGCTGGAGGAACCAACACCACCACCTACGTCGTTGTCGGCCTGGTGATAATCATCATCGCCGCGGCCGCCTGGTACTTCACCAAGAAGAAGTGA